In Streptomyces paludis, the genomic stretch GAGACGCGGCGCATGTGCCTGAAGGGGCCCCTGGGACGTCGGCCGGGGAGGCCGCCGCCGAGGGAGCGTCGCAGCCCGAGGAGCCGTCTGAACGGCCCGAGGAGCCGTCGGAGCGGCCCGAGGCGCGGCTGGAGAGGGCCGTGCGCGCGGCCGAGCAGGCGCTGATCGAGTTCGAGATCGCGCTGGAGACGTTCCGGATCGAGGTGGAGAACTTCTCCCGGCTGCACCACCAGCGGCTCGGCCCGATGTACGCCCGGCTGGACGAGCTGGACGCGATGATCGCCGAGGCACGCGCGGCCCGTACCGGCGACCCGGAGGATCTGCGCAAGGCGCGGGAGGCGCGGGCGCTGGTGCAGCCGATGCCGGGGGTGGACGAGCTGTTCCACGAGTGGCTCGATTCGGACGGCCTGTCGCCGGAGGCCGCGGCGATGCTGACGGACCAGCCCGTACGGCCGCCCGCGCGGGTCCGGCCGGGCGACGAGGCGCGCAAGCTCTACCGCGAGCTGGTCCGCAAGGCGCACCCGGACCTGGCGCGGGAGGACAACGAGCGCGCCCGGCGCGAGGAGTTCCTCACCCGGGTCAACGCCGCGTACGGACGCGGGGACGAGCCGCTGCTGCGGGAGCTGGCGCAGGAGTGGGCGGCCGGGCCCGCGCCGCTGGTGGGGCGGCTGAGCGAGAACGAGGAGCTGTACGCGCGGCTGGAGTGGCTGTCGCAGCGCAAGGAGATGCTGTCGGTGGTCGCGAAGGAGCTGGAGGAGAGCGCGATCGGCGCGATGCTCAGGATGGCGCCCGACGACCCGGACCGGCTGCTGGAGGAGATCGCCGAGCAGCTGCTCACGGAGGTCTCCGAGCGCGAGCGGGAGCTGGGTCGGCTGCTGGTGGAGTAGGTTTTCCGGGGCTCCGGGCTCCGTGGCTCCGGACTCCGGGGCGCCGGGCTGGAGGAGGCTCGGGGTGGACGGTCCTTCCGTTCCTCCGCATCCGTACGTACGAGAGAAGGCACTGACCCATGAACTTCGCCCCGCTGCCCTCGGTCGACGCCGCGGCGGTCCCCTCCGACGGCCTGGTGCTGGACGTACGGGAGGACGACGAGTGGGCGGCCGGCCATGTCGAGGGCGCGCTGCATGTCCCGATGAGTGACTTCGCCGCGCGGTTCGGCGAGGTCGCGGAGGCGGTGGCCGACGGACGCACGGCGTATGTGATGTGCCGGGTCGGCGGGCGCTCCGCGCAGGTCACCCAGTACCTGACGCGGCAGGGCGTCGACGCGGTGAACGTGGACGGCGGCATGCTCGCCTGGGACGGCGCCGGCCGCCCGATGGTCGCGGAGACCGGCAGCCCCGCGTTCGTCCTCTGAGCGCCGCGCCAGGGGGCATGCCGGGCGGCCGGGCGGGTCGCCGGGCGGGCGGGCCGAGCCGCCGGGAGGCGTGTCAGCGGTCGAAGTCCAACTCCACTTCTCCCGTGGCCGGATGGGACTGGCAGGCCAGCACATAGCCCGCGTCCGTCTCCTCCGGTTCGAGCGCGAAGTTGCGGTCCATCCTGACCTCGCCCGTCACCAGGAACGCCCGGCAGGTGCCGCACACGCCGCCCTTGCAGGCGTACGGCGCGTCCGCGCGGCCCCGCAGCACGGTCTCCAGCAGCGATTCGCCGTCCCGGACCGGCCAGCGGCCCGAGCGCCCGCCGAGCGTCGCGGTGAGGGTGGCGGCGCGGGGGGCGGCGCGGGGGCCCTCTCCGGGTGTCCGCGCGGTGGCGGCGCCGGTGTCCGTGGCCGGGGCGTCGTCCACGTGGAAGATCTCCTGGTGGATACGGCCGCGGGCCACCCCGAGGCCGCGCAGCGCGCCCTCGGCGGCGGTCACCAGCCCCAGCGGGCCGCAGAGGAACCAGCCGTCGATCCCGGCCACCGGGAGCAGTCCGGGCAGCAGTCCGGTCAGCCGCTCACGGTCCAGCCGTCCCGACGGCAGCCCTGACTGCCGCTCCTCCCGGGAGACCACGGTGACCAGCTGGAAGCGGTCCGGGAAGCGGTCCTTCAGATCGGCGACCTCCTCCAGGAACATCGTCGACGCCACGGTGCGGTCGCTGCGGATCAGACAGAACCGGGCGTCCGGCTCCGCCGCCAGCAGGGTGGCCGCGATCGACAGCACCGGTGTGATGCCGCTGCCGCCGACGACCGCCGCGAAGTGCCCTGGGCGCGGCTCCAGCACGAAGCGGCCGGTCGGCTCCATCACCTCGACCGTGTCGCCGACGGCGAGTTCCTTGAGGGCGTACGTCGAGAACTCGCCGCCCTCGACCAGCCGGATGCCCACGCGCAGCACCGGCTCTGCCCCGGCGGGCGCGCAGATCGAGTACGTCCGCCGGATCTCGCCGGCCGCGGCGGGTCCGGTACGGCGCAGGGCTATGTGCTGGCCGGGGGTGTGCCGGAACGCCTCGCGCAGCTCGGGCGGCACCTCGAAGGTGACGGCCACCGCGTCGTCCGTGAGCCGGTCGAGCGCGCCGACCCGGAGCGGATGGAACATCTACAACTCCTTGAAGTGGTCGAACGGTTCGCGGCACGCCGTGCAGCGGCGCAGCGCCTTGCAGGCGGTGGAGGAGAACCGGCTGAGCAGCTCGGTGCGGGTCGAGCCGCAGTGCGGGCAGCGGATGGCCAGCGCCAGCGGCACGGGCCCGGCCGCGGCGCCCGGCCGGGGCGGGGCTATGCCGGCCTCGGCGAGCTTGCGCCTGCCCTCCGCGCTGATGTCGTCCGTGGACCAGGCGGGGGAGAGGACGGTCACGACGGAGACGTCCGGCACGCCGCGCTCACGGAGCACCCGCTCGATGTCCGAGGACATCGCCTCTATCGCCGGACAGCCGGTGTACGTGGGCGTCAGCTCGACGCGGACCGCACCGGCACCCGGGTCGGAGCGGGGTCCGGAACCGGAGCCGGGGCCCGGCGGGGACATATGGACGGCGCGCAGGACGCCCAGCTCCGCGAGGGTCACCACCGGCAGCTCGGGGTCCGGCACCGCGCCCGCGAGCCGGAACAGCTCGGCCTCCAGGGCGGTGGGAGGCGAGGCGGCACCCGGCGGCGAGGGAGCCCTCGGCGGCGCGGAGGCGGCGGGCGGCGCGGCGGCGGGCCGGGAGCCCGTTCCGGTCACCATGACGCCCCCGGGTGGCTGCGGTGCAGATGCTGCATCTCGGCGATCATCGGCCCGAACGGCTCGGTGTGCAGTCCCTGCCGGCCCGCGCCCGCCGTCCACGCGCCGGTGCGCGGCCCGTCCGGCACCCCCAGCGTCGCCCGGTCGAGCACATCCGTGACGGAGGCGAGCCAGCCCGCCTCCAGCGCGGGCCAGTCGATGTCCAGCCCCTCGACGGGCTGGAACATCTCACCGGTGAACCGCCAGAGCCCGCCGCACGCCGCGGCCATCCGCCGGTGGCTCTCCGCTGTGCCGTCGCCGAGCCGCAGCGTCCAGTGCTCGGCGTGGTCCTGGTGGTACGCGACCTCCTTGACGGCCTTGGCGGCGAGGCCGGTGAACTCGCTCTGCCCGGAAGCCAGTTCCCGGTACAGCGCCAGCTGGTAGGTGGAGAAGTAGAGCTGGCGCGCGATCGTCCGCGCGAAGTCCCCGTTCGGCTGCTCGACGAGCTGGAGATTGCGGAAGGACCGCTCGTCGCGCAGATAGGCCAGCTCGTCCTCGTCCCCTACGAGGGAGAGCAGGATCCGCGCCTGGCCCAGCAGGTCCAGCGCGATATTGGCGAGGGCGACCTCCTCCTCCAGCGCGGGGGCGTGGCCGGCCCACTCCCCCAGCCGGTGCGAGAGCACCAGCGCGTCGTCGCCCAGGGCCAGGGCCGCGGCTGTCGTCCGTACGTCCGTCACAGGTGGCGCACCCCCTCCGGGATCTCGTAGAAGGTCGGATGGCGGTACGGCTTGTCGGCGGCCGGGGCGAAGAACGGGTCCTTCTCGTCCGGCGAGGAGGCCGTGACGGCGGCCGAGGGCACGACCCAGATCGAGACGCCCTCGCTCCGCCGGGTGTAGAGGTCCCGGGCGTTGCGCAGCGCCATCTCGGCGTCCGGGGCGTGCAGGCTGCCCGCGTGGGTGTGCGAGAGCCCGCGGCGGGACCGTACGAACACCTCCCACAGGGGCCAGTCGGTCGGGCTGCTCATGACGCCGTCACCTCTTCTCGCTTCGCCGCGTACGCCGCGGCGGCCTCCCGCACCCAGGCTCCTTCTTCATGGGCCCTGCGGCGCTGGGTGATCCGCTGTTCGTTGCACGGCCCGTTCCCCTTCAGGACCTGCTGGAACTCCGTCCAGTCGATGGCGCCGAAGTCGTGCCGCCCCCGCTCCTCGTTCCACCGGAGGTCCGGGTCGGGGAGGGTCAGTCCCAGGGCCTCGGCCTGCGGGACGCAGATGTCGACGAAGCGCTGTCGCAGCTCGTCGTTGGAGTGCCGCTTGATCTTCCAGGCCATGGACTGCGCGGAGTGCGCGGACGCGTCGTCGGGCGGGCCGAACATCATCAGCGACGGCCACCACCAGCGGTCCACCGCGTCCTGCGCCATCGCGTGCTGGGCGGGGGTGCCGCCGCTGAGGGCGAGCAGCAGCTCGTACCCCTGTCGCTGGTGGAAGGACTCCTCCTTGCAGATACGGACCATCGCGCGGGCGTACGGGCCGTACGAGCAGCGGCACAGCGGCACCTGGTTCGTGATCGCGGCGCCGTCCACCAGCCAGCCGATCGCGCCGACGTCGGCCCAGGTCAGCGTGGGGTAGTTGAAGATCGACGAGTACTTCTGGCGGCCCGTGTGGAGCTTGTCGAGAAGCTCGTCGCGGCCGGTGCCCAGGGTCTCGGCGGCGCTGTAGAGATACAGGCCGTGTCCGGCCTCGTCCTGCACCTTGGCGATCAGGATCGCCTTGCGGCGCAGGGACGGCGCGCGCGTGATCCAGTTGGCCTCCGGCTGCATGCCGATGATCTCGGAGTGCGCGTGCTGTGCCATCTGGCGGACCAGCGTGGCCCGGTACGCCTCCGGCATCCAGTCGCGCGGCTCGATGCGCTCGTCGGCCGCCACGGCCGCGTCGAAGGCCCGCGCGAGACCGTCCTCCGCGGTCTCCGCCGTGGTCGCCGGCGCGGTCCGCGACAGCGTCCCCGCCGCCGTCTCCGTCATCGTCCCCGCTGGTGTCTCCATCGCCGCCTCCGCAGCCGCCCCCGTGGTCACTGCCGTCATCCGGACCCCCTACCGACCGATCGTTCGGTTCGTTGACTTCAATGGTGGGTCGGCGGCCCGTAGGGTGTCAACCTCTGTGGATAACTGACCGGGGCGCGCGACGGGGATCGGGGCGGGATGGATTCGTACGACGACCAGGAGGCGCGGGCCGGGACTCCTGCGGCCGGCTCGCGGCGGCCCGGGCCACCGGAGTCCGGCGGCGGCATAGTCGGCCTCTCCTTCCCGTACCAGGTGGCGGCCTCCACGGCCCTCGCGGTGATCGCCGTACTGGCCTGTGTCCATGTGGCGATGGTGTTTCTGCACGTCGCGCCCTCGAACACGATCACCAAGGAGCACGGCAAGGCCGTCGACGCGTGGGTCTATCCCGAGTTCGAGCAGAACTGGAAGCTCTTCGCGCCCAACCCGCTCCAGCAGAACATCGCCGTCCAGACGCGCGCCGAGGTCGAGTCCGCCGACGGCACGCGGGCCACCACCGGCTGGATCGACCTCTCCGCCGAGGACGCCCGGGCGATCCGGCACAATCCGCTGCCCAGCCATGTCGACCAGAACGAACTGCGCCGCGGCTGGGACTTCTTCGTCGGATCGCACGACAGCCAGAGCCGCCCCAACGGACTGCGCGGCAAGCTCTCCGAGCGGTACATGCGCCGCATCGTGATGCTGCGGCTGGAGGACCACGCGCTGGGCGGGACCGTGACCCGTATCCAGGTCAGGTCGGCCACGACCTCCGTCGGCAGCCCGGTGTGGAGCAAGGAGAAGGTCAGCACCCGCCCGTCGTACCGGGTCTTCCCCTGGTGGACGGTGAGCGCCGAGGATCTTCCCGAAGGCGTACGGAACGGCAGCAAGGAGGCGGGCGAGTGAGCGGGCAGCCGGATCCGGAACCCAGGCCGAGGACAGCGCCCGAGCAGGCTGAGGAGCCGCGGCTGCCGAAGGAGTCGCCGCCCGAGGGAGCGCACGCGCAGGCCCCGCCGCGCGTGGTCAAGCGCTCCTCGTTCGAGCGGCGGGCCGCCACCGCCCTCCAGCGCGTCACCTCCACCCCCCTCGGCCGCTATCAGAGCGCCGTCGTCCGGATCGGCTTCGCGGGCACCTGGCTGGCCTTCCTGCTGCGCGAGGTGCCGCACCGCCGGGAGCTGTACGGGCCCGACGGGCCGTGGAGCTGGGACATGGCCCGGCAGCTGATCGACCGGAACGGCGCCTTCACCGCGCTGATGTGGTCCGACAGCACGGTCTGGTTCGAGATCGTCTTCGCCGTCGCCGTGCTCTCCAGCGCGCTGCTGCTGCTCGGCTGGCGGACCCGGACGATGTCCGTGTTCTTCATGTTCGGTGTGCTCTCGCTCCAGAACCGCTCCATCTTCATGGGCGACGGCGGCGACAACGTCATCCATCTGATGGCGATCTATCTGGTCCTCACCCGCTGCGGCCAGGTCTGGTCGCTGGACTCCCGGCGCGCCGCGCGCGCAGCCGCGGCCGCACCCGTGCCGGACCGGACCGGCCCGGTGCTGTGGTGCCTGACCGGCGTGTTCCTGTTCGTCGGTACGGCGGTGGCCGCACCGCTTCCCGCGCTCTGGCTGGTGCTGCTGTTCTGGGGCATGTGGGCCGCGCAGGGCCTGTGGTGGGCGGCTAACCGGTACGCGCCCGACAGCCAGCCGCGCGCCCTGCTGGATGTGCTCGCCAACCTCGTCCACAACACCGGACTCGTCGTCATCATGGCGGAGGTCTGTCTCGTCTACGCCACCGCGGGCTGGTACAAGATCCAGGGCTCCCGCTGGCAGGACGGCACCGCCCTCTACTACCCGCTGAAGCTGGACTACTTCGCGCCCTGGCCGGCGCTCTCGGGCATCCTCGCGGCCAGCGGCATCATGGTGATGGTGGTGACCTACGCGACGGTCATCGTGCAGGTCGCCTTCCCGTTCACGCTCTTCAACCGCCGGGTCAAGAACGTCCTGCTGGTCGTGATGATGCTGGAGCACGCGGGCATCGCCGTACTGCTCGGGCTGCCGTTCTTCTCCTTCGCGATGATCGCCGCCGACGCCGTCTTCCTACCGACGGGCTTCCTTCTCTTCCTCGGCGCCCGTACCGTCCGGCTGCGCGACCGGCTGCTCCCCGGGCTCGGCCGCCCCGGCCCGCCGGCCGACCGCCCCGCCCCGCCCGAACAGCGGAGCGAGAGCCCTGACCAGCCCCGTACCCTCGTGGGGTGAGCAGCGAGAAACCGGCCGAGGCGCTGGAACCGGTCCAGTACGACGACGGCTTCGGTCCGGAGATTGGCGTGGGCCCGCACGGCGAGCCCTGGCCCGAGGACAAGCGGTACGACCCGGAGCTGCTGGCCTCCGGCGACCGCCGCAACGTCACCGACCAGTACCGCTACTGGACGCGCGAGGCGATCGTCGAGGATCTGGACACCCGGCGCCACGACTTCCATGTGGCGGTGGAGAACTGGACCCACGACTTCAACATCGGCTCCGTGGTCCGTACGGCCAACGCGTTCCTCGCCAAGGAGATCCATATCGTCGGCCGGCGGCGGTGGAACCGGCGCGGCGCGATGGTGACCGACCGGTATCAGCATGTGCGGCACCATCCGGACACCGCGGAGCTGACGGCGTGGGCGGCGGCGGAGGGGCTGCCGATCATCGGGATCGACAATCTGCCGGGGGCCGTGGCGCTGGAGCGCACCGAGCTGCCGCGGCGGTGTGTGCTGCTCTTCGGGCAGGAGGGGCCCGGGCTGACCGAGGAGGCGCGGGCGCATGCCTCGATGGTCTGCTCGATCGCCCAGTTCGGGTCGACCCGGTCGATCAACGCGGGCGCGGCGGCGGCGATCGCCATGCACGCGTGGATCCAGCGGTACGCGGAGATTCCGGCGCCGCCCGGCGGATGAGCCGGGGCGGCGCCGTCAGCGCGCACGGTGTCAGGACTGACGCCGGACCTCGATCACGCGGAAGCGGTTCGCCACGAACGCCGCGTCGCACAGCGCCGCGTTCGCCGCCGGATTGCCGCCTGAGCCGTGGAAGTCGGAGAAGGCGGCCGTCTGGTTCACATACACCCCTCCCGTGAGGTTGAGGGAGAGTTGCGCGGACTCGTCCAGACAGACGTCCTCCAGCGCGCGTTCCGTCGCGGGCGAGGTCGTGTACGCGCCGACCGTCATCGCGCCCTTGTCGCGCACCGTACGGCGCAGCAGGTCGAGGGCGTCCTCCGTGGAGTCGACGGCGACCGCGAAGGACACCGGGCCGAAGCACTCGGAGAGATACGGGACTTCCGGCGCCGCGGCCTCCGCCTCCGCCGAGCCGTCCGTGTCCCACGCCTTGCGGGCGCCGTCGGCCTTCACGAGCGCGGGGGTGCGCACCACGGCGTCCGGGAAGTCCGGATGGGTGACGGCCCGGGAGGCCAGGGCGAGGTCCCCGAGGGCGGCGGCGTCGTCGAGGCGGGCCTTCACCCCGGGGTTGACCAGCGCGCCGAGCAGACCGGCCGCGCGGGTGTCGTCCCCGAGCAGCTTGGTCACCGCGGCGGCGAGATCGGTGACCACCTCGTCGTACGACTTCTCGCCCGCGTCCGTCGCGATGCCGTCCCGGGGGATGAGCAGGTTCTGCGGTGTGGTGCACATCTGGCCGCTGTACAGGGAGAGCGAGAAGGCGAGGTTGGCGAGCATCCCCTTGTAGTCGTCGGTGGAGTCGATGACGACGGTGTTGACGCCGGCCTTCTCCGTGTACACCTGGGCCTGGCGGGCGTGGGTCTCCAGCCAGTCGCCGAAGGCCGTCGAGCCCGTGTAGTCGATGATCCGGATCTCGGGCCGGACGGCCAGGGTCCTGGCGATGCCCTCGCCGGGCCGCTCCACGGCCAGCGCGACCAGGTTCGGGTCGAAGCCGGTCTCGGCGAGCACCTCGCGGGCGATCCGTACGGTCAGGGCGAGCGGCAGGACCGCGCGCGGATGCGGCTTGACCAGGACCGGGTTCCCGGTGGCCAGGGACGCGAACAGGCCCGGGTAGCCGTTCCACGTGGGGAAGGTGTTGCAGCCGATCAGCAGCGCGATACCGCGCGGGGCGGCGGTGAAGGTCTTCCGCAGCTCCAGCGGGTCGCGCTTGCCCTGGGGCTTGGACCAGTCGGCGGCGGCCGGCGTACGGGTCTGCTCCTGGTAGGCGTACGCCACGGCCTCCAGGCCCCGGTCCTGGGCGTGCGGCCCGCCCGCCTGGAACGCCATCATGAACGCCTGGCCGCTGGTGTGCATCACCGCCTGCGCGAACTCGTGCGTACGGGCGGAGATCCGCGCCAGCGTCTCCAGACAGACCAGGGCGCGCGTCTCGGGGCCCGCCGCGCGCCACGCGCCCATGCCCGCGCGCATGGCGGGCAGCAGGACGTCCGGGTCGGCGTGCGGGTACTCGATACCGAGGGCCGGGCCGTACGGCGAGATCTCGTCGCCGGTCCAGCCGTCCGTGCCGGGCTGGTCCAGCGCGAAGGGGGCCCCGCGCAGGGCCTGGAACGCGGCGAGCCCGTCGGCGGGCGCGCTCTCGCCGTACGCCTTGGGGTGTTCGGGGTGGGGGGACCAGTACGCGCGGGTGCGGACCGCGTCGAGGGCCTGGTCGAGCGTGGGCCGGTGCTTCTCGGCGAGCTGCTGGGGGCTGAGCTGGGCGGCCATCACGGACCAACTCCTCGGATGCGTCGGTACGGCGACGTGCGGACAGAGTTAGAGTAACCGAACGATCGGTCGGGACAAGGGGTGCCCGGCGAACCTGTGGACAACTCACCGCGGACCCCGCGCCGGTGACCCGTACGGAAGGATTGTGTTCATGACAGCGATCGAGCCGCACCGCGTCGTCGCGGTCGTCGGCACCGGCACGATGGGGCAGGGCATAGCCCAGGTGGCGCTGGCCGCCGGGCATCCCGTACGGCTCTACGACGCCGCGCCGGGCCTGGCCGCACAGGCCGCCACCGCCATCGCCGGACGCCTCGACCGGCAGGTCGCGAAGGGCCGGCTCCACGCGGCGTCGCGCGACGCCGCGCTCGCCCGGCTGCGCCCGGCCGACAGCCTCGCCGAACTCTCCGACGCCGCGCTCGTGGCCGAAGCCGTCGTGGAACGGCTCCCCGTCAAACAGGAGCTGTTCGCCGCGCTGGAGGACACCGTCGCCGACGGCTGTCTGCTGGCCACCAACACCTCCTCCCTCTCCGTGACGGCCGTCGCGGGCGCGCTGCGCCTCCCCGGCCGCCTCGTCGGGCTCCACTTCTTCAACCCGGCGCCCCTGCTGCCGCTCGTGGAGGTCGTCAGCGGCGCCGCGACCGACCCGGCCGCCGCCGACCGCGCGTACGCGACGGCCCGCGCCTGGGGCAAGACCCCCGTACGCTGCGCCGACACCCCCGGGTTCATCGTCAACCGCGTCGCCCGCCCCTTCTATGCCGAGGCGCTGCGGGTGTACGAGGAGGGGGCCGCCGACCCGGCCACGATCGACGCGGTGCTGCGGGAGTGCGGCGGCTTCCGGATGGGCCCCTTCGAGCTGATGGACCTGATCGGCCAGGACGTCAACGAGACGGTCACCCGGTCCGTCTGGGAGTCCTTCCACCAGGACGTGCGATTCACCCCGTCGCTTGCCCAGCGCAGGCTGGTGGAGGCGGGGCGGCTGGGCCGCAAGTCGGGGCGGGGCTGGTTCGCGTACGGCCCCGAAACGGAGGGCACGCGCGCGTGCCCGCGTACGGAGGAGCCGTGCGAGGCCCCGGACGCGGTCGGTCTGCACGCGGACCTCGGCCCCGCCGCCGTACTGCGCGAGATGATCGAGGAGGCGGGGATCAAGGTCACCCGCGACCGCACCCCGCACATCTCCGGCGGCTTCATCGCCCTGCCCGGCGGCACGGCGCTCGCCCTCACCGACGGGGCGACCCCCACCGCCGACCCCTCCGGGGCGTACATCCACTTCGATCTCGCCCTCGACTACCGCGCCTGCACCCGGATCGCCCTCGCGCCCGGCGCGGACGCGGACCCCGCCGATCTGCGCGCGGCCATCGGCCTCTTCCAGCGGCTCGGCAAGCAGGTCAGCGTCATCGGCGAGATCCCCGGGATGATCGTGGCGCGTACGGTCGCCATGCTGATCGACTTCGCGGCGGACGCCGCCGGCCGCGCAGTGGCGAGCGCCCGGGACATCGACACCGCCATGAAACTCGGCGTGAACTACCCTGGCGGACCCGGCGAGTGGTGCGCGCGCCTCGGCGCGGGGTGGGCACACTACTTCCTGCGCACCATGGACGGCGAGTATCCCGGCGGCCGTTACGGCTCGTCCCCGGCGCTGCGCCGCCGCGCCGAACTCGAAGCGAAGCAGGGACGTTCCTCATGACCACCGCCAAGCGTGACACCTACACGCCCGAGACCCTGCTGACCGTCGCCGTCCAGGTCTTCAACGAACGCGGCTACGACGGCACGTCCATGGAGCATCTCTCCAAGGCGGCCGGGATCTCCAAGTCCTCGATATACCACCATGTCGTCGGCAAGGAAGAACTGCTGCGCCGGGCGGTCAGCCGCGCTCTGGACGGCCTGTTCGGCATCCTGGAGGAGGAGGGCGCCACCCGGGGGCGGGCGATCGCGCGCGTCGAGTACGTGACCCGCCGCACGGTCGAGGTGCTGATGGCCGAGCTGCCCTATGTGACGCTGCTGCTGCGGGTCAGGGGCAACACCCGGACCGAGCGCTGGGCGATGGAGCGGCGCCGGGAGTTCGACCAGCGGGTGGCCGATCTGCTCAAGGCCGCCGCCGCGGACGGGGATCTGCGCTCGGACATGGACATCAGGCTGGCGACCCGGCTTCTCTTCGGCATGGTCAACTCCCTGGTGGAGTGGTACCGGCCGCTGCCGGGCGGTGGCGACGACCGTGACCAGGTGGCGGAGGCCGTCGTACGGCTCGCCTTCGACGGGCTGCGTACGGTACGGCCGCCCCAGTAGGTCTGTTCGCGTAGAAGCGTCCCCGTCGACCGCCGTAGGGCCCGGCCCGGCCGCCGTCAGGGCGGGGCGATCAGCGGGCCCGGCGGGGGTGTTCCCGGGGCCAGGTCCGTCTCCTCGAAGACCAGCAGGGTGCGGGTCGAGAGCACTTCGGGGATGGACTGGATACGGGTCAGCACCAGCTCGCGCAGGCTCCGGTTGTCCGGGGTGTGCACCAGCAGCAGGACATCGAAGTCGCCGCTGACCAGCGCGATATGGGTGGCCCCCGGCAGCTCCTGGAGCTGTTCGCGCACGGTCCGCCAGGAGTTCTGCACGATCTTCAGGGTGATATAGGCGGAGGCGCCCTGACCTGCCCGTTCCTGGTCGACCCTGGCGCTGAAGCCACGGATCACACCGTCGTCGATGAGCCGGTTGATCCGGGCGTAGGCGTTGGCGCGCGAGACATGGACGCGCTCGGCGACGGACCGTATCGAGGCGCGGCCGTCGGCCTGGAGGATACGGAGGATGTCCCGGTCGGTGGAGTCCAGTGGCCGCGGCGGAACGGTTCGTTCCGTACCCTCGTCGGCCATTTGTTCAGCTGTCATGTCTCCCCGCCTCCATGCCATGGACGACCTGCGTCCATCCCAGGCTGTGGAGAACCGTTTGTCCACAGGCTGAAGGCGTGTGTAGCCAAAATGGCCCGACGACCGAACAATCGGTAGGGAGGCGTGCCGCACACATCGGCACCCCGTCTGCCCGCTCCCACGAGGAGGTGCACGCGTGAAGAAAAGCAGTACGTCGGTCCAGGAACCACCCGCCGCCGCGGCCTACCGGCCCACCCCGCCCCCGGCGTGGCGCCCGCGTACCGACCCCGCCCCGCTGCTCCCCGACCCCGAGCCGTACCGGGCGATCGGTACGGACGCCGCGGCGGACGCCGATCCCGCGTTGCTGCTGCGGCTCTACACGGAGCTGGTGCGCGGCCGCAGGTACAACACGCAGGCGACGGCGCTCACCAAGCAGGGGCGGCTCGCGGTCTATCCGTCGAGCACCGGCCAGGAGGCGTGCGAGGTCGCCGCGGCGCTGGTCCTGCGCGAGCGGGACTGGCTCTTCCCCAGCTACCGCGACACCCTCGCGTGCGTGGTGCGCGGGCTCGACCCCGTACAGGCGCTGACGCTGCTGCGCGGCGACTGGCACTCCGGCTACGACCCGCGCGAACACCGCGTAGCCCCGCTCTCCACACCGCTGGCCACCCAGCTGCCGCACGCGGTCGGCCTGGCGCACGCGGCCCGGCTCAAGGGGGACGATGTGGTCGCGCTGGCCCTGGTGGGGGACGGCGGCACGAGCGAGGGCGACTTCCACGAGGCGCTGAACTTCGCCGCCGTCTGGCGCGCGCCGGTGGTCTTCCTCGTCCAGAACAACGGCTTCGCGATCTCCGTACCGCTCGCCAAGCAGAGCGCGGCGCCCTCCCTGGCCCACAAGGCCGTCGGGTACGGGATGCCGGGCCGGCTCGTGGACGGGAACGACGCGCTCGCGGTGCACACGGTGCTCGCCGAGGCCATGGCGCGGGCCCGGCGCGGCGACGGCCCGACGCTCGTGGAGGCCGTGACGTACCGCGTCGACGCGCACACGAACGCCGACGACGCCACGCGCTACCGGGACGCGGCGGAGGTCGAGACCTGGCGGGCGCACGACCCGGTCCGGCTGCTGGAGCGGGAGCTGCTGGCCCGCGGCGTGCTCGACGAGGCGGGCGTCGCCCGGGCGGCGGAGGCGGCCGAGACGATGGCCGCGCGGCTGCGCGACCGGATGAACGCCGAGCCGGCGCTCGACCCGATGG encodes the following:
- a CDS encoding J domain-containing protein: MMYDAPGEPMIRNDDEQDVRRDAAHVPEGAPGTSAGEAAAEGASQPEEPSERPEEPSERPEARLERAVRAAEQALIEFEIALETFRIEVENFSRLHHQRLGPMYARLDELDAMIAEARAARTGDPEDLRKAREARALVQPMPGVDELFHEWLDSDGLSPEAAAMLTDQPVRPPARVRPGDEARKLYRELVRKAHPDLAREDNERARREEFLTRVNAAYGRGDEPLLRELAQEWAAGPAPLVGRLSENEELYARLEWLSQRKEMLSVVAKELEESAIGAMLRMAPDDPDRLLEEIAEQLLTEVSERERELGRLLVE
- a CDS encoding rhodanese-like domain-containing protein; translated protein: MNFAPLPSVDAAAVPSDGLVLDVREDDEWAAGHVEGALHVPMSDFAARFGEVAEAVADGRTAYVMCRVGGRSAQVTQYLTRQGVDAVNVDGGMLAWDGAGRPMVAETGSPAFVL
- a CDS encoding 2Fe-2S iron-sulfur cluster-binding protein, giving the protein MFHPLRVGALDRLTDDAVAVTFEVPPELREAFRHTPGQHIALRRTGPAAAGEIRRTYSICAPAGAEPVLRVGIRLVEGGEFSTYALKELAVGDTVEVMEPTGRFVLEPRPGHFAAVVGGSGITPVLSIAATLLAAEPDARFCLIRSDRTVASTMFLEEVADLKDRFPDRFQLVTVVSREERQSGLPSGRLDRERLTGLLPGLLPVAGIDGWFLCGPLGLVTAAEGALRGLGVARGRIHQEIFHVDDAPATDTGAATARTPGEGPRAAPRAATLTATLGGRSGRWPVRDGESLLETVLRGRADAPYACKGGVCGTCRAFLVTGEVRMDRNFALEPEETDAGYVLACQSHPATGEVELDFDR
- the paaD gene encoding 1,2-phenylacetyl-CoA epoxidase subunit PaaD is translated as MVTGTGSRPAAAPPAASAPPRAPSPPGAASPPTALEAELFRLAGAVPDPELPVVTLAELGVLRAVHMSPPGPGSGSGPRSDPGAGAVRVELTPTYTGCPAIEAMSSDIERVLRERGVPDVSVVTVLSPAWSTDDISAEGRRKLAEAGIAPPRPGAAAGPVPLALAIRCPHCGSTRTELLSRFSSTACKALRRCTACREPFDHFKEL
- the paaC gene encoding 1,2-phenylacetyl-CoA epoxidase subunit PaaC, whose protein sequence is MTDVRTTAAALALGDDALVLSHRLGEWAGHAPALEEEVALANIALDLLGQARILLSLVGDEDELAYLRDERSFRNLQLVEQPNGDFARTIARQLYFSTYQLALYRELASGQSEFTGLAAKAVKEVAYHQDHAEHWTLRLGDGTAESHRRMAAACGGLWRFTGEMFQPVEGLDIDWPALEAGWLASVTDVLDRATLGVPDGPRTGAWTAGAGRQGLHTEPFGPMIAEMQHLHRSHPGASW
- the paaB gene encoding 1,2-phenylacetyl-CoA epoxidase subunit PaaB — its product is MSSPTDWPLWEVFVRSRRGLSHTHAGSLHAPDAEMALRNARDLYTRRSEGVSIWVVPSAAVTASSPDEKDPFFAPAADKPYRHPTFYEIPEGVRHL
- the paaA gene encoding 1,2-phenylacetyl-CoA epoxidase subunit PaaA, with product MTETAAGTLSRTAPATTAETAEDGLARAFDAAVAADERIEPRDWMPEAYRATLVRQMAQHAHSEIIGMQPEANWITRAPSLRRKAILIAKVQDEAGHGLYLYSAAETLGTGRDELLDKLHTGRQKYSSIFNYPTLTWADVGAIGWLVDGAAITNQVPLCRCSYGPYARAMVRICKEESFHQRQGYELLLALSGGTPAQHAMAQDAVDRWWWPSLMMFGPPDDASAHSAQSMAWKIKRHSNDELRQRFVDICVPQAEALGLTLPDPDLRWNEERGRHDFGAIDWTEFQQVLKGNGPCNEQRITQRRRAHEEGAWVREAAAAYAAKREEVTAS